From Cryptococcus neoformans var. neoformans B-3501A chromosome 6, whole genome shotgun sequence, the proteins below share one genomic window:
- a CDS encoding hypothetical protein (HMMPfam hit to PHD, PHD-finger, score: 46.5, E(): 7.6e-11), producing MDTINPPTPPSRNIVVEAPAAESGTAAVETTSTSVEMEMDVGAAAPEGTDAVELLLNISHAVDSSTRSEMVAQEGAETLLEAVQGLSPEQELVPDTADPEPLSAHEPEPEPEPKRKRKKHPTHYLGEDNTIIRCICGFTEDDGFTIQCEGCGAWEHGMCFGFNDVDSAPDQYLCELCDPRPVDKEGARRIQLRMIEQQRLAREAGARIPGPGEKPRSKGGKRRKEQSNSVPEEGGGEMGPPAKPRRGRQQSNKSRTKAPMEASSPAIGDDYFKIDPWAMEYTPIEQNIPRGLPVRRVLRQLYEEWIESLPEQEKEREDNTAASHLPSPTETGLLRLSPDAIFPPPNYSPLAPPLPPVFLTAPSLSSLTPSLIIKPVPSPSSSSGFTTSFLPPTYRDHLTMRAIYTRPTVYGVFTSESFETGTFLGEYLGELVDPATYRQDPINQYTLLGVPKPHVHALGPPINLMIDARNYGSPLRFVRNGCHPNAVIRPIVWRTPSSSSSSSSSSSEGSPKIAFGLFTSRPIPPRGEIILGWEWDDQHLVHSLPLIHPTSSPSTGAVTYPNWQKNLSRGQAEELGWRYERLLGCLWGVFAGCGCASGGAGGKAENKGPGSCALEQMMEFWRVTTGRSNLKPQPPRVVTETEAEGEGEPELDQDGEREDREKERDMAYLGPLVGSVRGWRNRELEVESVKQWMGTGALPLLSSVDMDMELRRNSVASGKEKKKKPAEEERRVSIDSQATQEQEEIGEEEEHEKGKMDVDQLTEPAPSPSPSPPTPPLNRRQLSASKPQAHPTVGDRPPTPPHLPPSSSLSPPPRRSSFGTTVPHSEPITEVSEPESEKRPHTEEGREDDGSEDDSADVEEGMDVHQREDGLEEDEGALSDATTVTLPRSGRSPSLSSLGSTDGSDDSSLSDTQNVSRESEDEGDDEDERVVINASKMKKKVVPSSPPLPPSKSKPNQPKLQSQVPGPKSKDRVKPLVKDREKNKVQSKSGKPFSSPNNGHQVKAKAKRGDLSQAQSSRQRPDSSSSSIKDREKLGKKPVPVGIGAGLKGSKKRAKRIVSSSETEEDEVRVKKKLKEKEKEKKSEQKPSLPSVVAVNSDGPAPKEATPPPKPPLPLTPPPLLTFLSVKEPTPPAPVPEPVPKEPTPPPPEPPKKVSLSEYLKTHKFRKESQTPSPAANTGASGNGGAAGSTAVGAGIPGLGGYLPPKPPSTSAEAPKSEHVEHENREESNPPNSFVPTNTSATVATSASTSGLNLFEHLPSSRGSASGSALGLGPEGNSGLDLVNASGPLSAVEPTPAPVSATKNSDDNDPLSSSAIATALSLASAITSATSRGQNVNHEASIGATRPVMQSSTSTSYVPRQSQPQVQSTPSSATISLPMPTSASKDHFVHPLPSTPSIPPPATPNNAVSAAARVSSSYIPRQVSSSSMTSAGGVEEPHSPHRGFTGLYGRRERERSPIRGDFRDRDRERDRDWDRDRDRDRRPLSHNHRDLPERPSTSTSTSTSIPPPLAARDLPPHTSSTLPGTPSGLAKTTGLGLGLPRAPPTGPKVPPTGPRAFSGSGAPGAGVETAANTPTAGGLGGVGAGLGLSRGRGFRGFAPRGVWRGRGFRGRGRGG from the exons ATGGACACCATCAACCCACCCACGCCACCATCGCGAAACATCGTGGTGGAGGCGCCAGCGGCAGAGAGTGGGACAGCGGCGGTGGAGACCACGAGCACCTCGGTGGAAATGGAGATGGACGTGGGCGCAGCAGCTCCAGAGGGCACAGACGCTGTAGAGCTGTTACTCAATATCTCCCATGCCGTCGATTCGTCAACGCGGAGCGAGATGGTGGCCCAGGAAGGTGCAGAGACGTTGCTAGAGGCTGTGCAAGGGCTGTCGCCAGAGCAAGAACTTGTGCCAGACACAGCAGACCCCGAACCATTATCAGCACATGAACCCGAACCTGAACCTGAACCGAAACGCAAGCGCAAAAAACATCCCACGCATTACCTTGGTGAAGATAACACTATTATTCGCTGTATATGTGGGTTTACAGAAGACGACGGGTTCACGATTCAATGTGAAGGGTGTGGTGCATGGGAGCACGGCATGTGTTTTGGCTTCAACGACGTTGACTCAGCACCTGATCAGTACTTGTGCGAGTTGTGTGACCCGAGACCCGTGGACAAGGAAGGTGCTAGGCGTATACAGTTGAGGATGAttgagcagcagcggtTAGCGAGAGAAGCCGGTGCGAGAATACCAGGTCCGGGAGAGAAGCCTAGAAGCAAGGGCGGTAAAAGGCGAAAAGAGCAATCCAATTCTGTGCCAGAAGAGGGCGGTGGCGAAATGGGCCCTCCAGCCAAGCCTCGAAGAGGGCGTCAACAATCCAACAAATCTCGAACCAAGGCGCCAATGGAGGCTTCTTCACCCGCTATCGGAGACGACTACTTCAAGATCGACCCCTGGGCTATGGAATATACACCGATTGAGCAAAATATTCCACGAGGCTTGCCCGTGAGACGGGTCTTGAGACAGTTGTACGAGGAGTGGATCGAATCATTGCCAGagcaggaaaaggagagagaagataaTACGGCAGCTTCGCATCTCCCCTCACCTACAGAAACAGGTCTACTTCGTCTGTCTCCTGATGCCATTTTCCCACCACCAAATTATTCTCCCCTGGCGCCTCCACTTCCCCCAGTATTCCTCactgctccttctctttcctccctcactccatctctcatcaTAAAACCTGtaccctctccatcttcctcatcaggCTTCACCACCTCATTCTTACCCCCTACCTACCGCGATCATCTCACAATGCGAGCCATCTACACCCGTCCTACCGTCTATGGCGTCTTCACCTCCGAATCCTTCGAAACAGGTACTTTCCTTGGTGAATACCTTGGCGAATTGGTCGACCCCGCGACATACAGACAGGATCCAATCAATCAATATACGTTGCTCGGCGTGCCGAAACCGCATGTGCATGCTCTAGGCCCGCCGATAAATTTAATGATTGATGCGAGAAATTATGGGTCACCGTTGAGATTTGTGAGAAACGGATGTCATCCAAATGCCGTCATCCGCCCCATTGTCTGGAGAacgccttcctcttcttcatcctcctcatcgtcatcatccgagGGCTCACCAAAAATTGCTTTCGGCCTCTTCACTTCCCGACCTATCCCACCCCGAGGAGAAATTATCCTTGGTTGGGAATGGGACGACCAGCACCTTGTCcactcccttcctcttATTCATCCgacatcctctccttcaactgGTGCTGTGACTTACCCCAACTGGCAAAAGAATTTATCAAGAGGACAAGCGGAAGAATTAGGGTGGAGATATGAAAGGTTGTTGGGATGTTTGTGGGGGGTGTTTGCTGGATGTGGGTGTGCATCCGGTGGGGCTGGTGGGAAGGCGGAAAATAAAGGCCCGGGAAGCTGTGCGCTGGAGCAAATGATGGAGTTTTGGCGAGTCACCACTGGAAGGTCGAATTTGAAACCCCAACCCCCTCGAGTCGTTACGGAGACAGAGgccgaaggagaaggagagccCGAACTCGATCAAGatggggaaagggaagataGAGAGAAGGAACGGGATATGGCATATTTGGGTCCGTTGGTGGGCAGTGtcagaggatggagaaatAGGGAGTTGGAAGTGGAAAGTGTGAAGCAGTGGATGGGAACGGGTGCGTTACCGTTGTTGTCCTCGGTGGATATGGATATGGAGTTGAGACGGAATAGTGTTGCGAgtgggaaggaaaagaagaagaagccggcggaggaagagcgcAGAGTTAGTATAGACTCGCAGGCGACGCaggagcaagaggagattggagaagaggaagagcatgaaaagggaaagatggACGTTGATCAATTAACAG AACCTGCGCCATCACCGtccccttcaccacctACCCCTCCGCTAAATCGACGTCAGCTCTCCGCATCAAAGCCCCAAGCGCATCCAACAGTTGGAGATCGACCGCCTACACCACCACATCTaccaccttcctcatccctctccccacctcctcgccgTTCCTCTTTTGGCACGACTGTACCGCATTCGGAGCCAATTACAGAGGTGTCTGAACCAGAGAGTGAGAAGCGACCGCATACAGAGGAGggcagagaagatgatggctCAGAAGATGATTCTGCAGACGTAGAAGAGGGTATGGACGTGCATCagagggaagatggactagaagaggatgaaggtgctTTGAGTGATGCGACGACAGTCACGCTGCCGAGAAGCGGGCGGTCTCCGTCTCTTTCCTCGTTAGGCTCAACCGACGGTTCTGACGATTCGTCATTGTCTGATACACAGAACGTCAGCCGAGAaagtgaggatgagggtgatgacgaagatgagcgTGTGGTGATTAACGCCAgcaaaatgaagaagaaggtcgttccctcatctcctccgctACCTCCATCGAAGTCTAAACCCAATCAGCCGAAACTCCAATCCCAGGTCCCAGGACCCAAATCCAAAGACAGGGTTAAGCCGTTGGTCAAAGACAGGGAGAAAAACAAGGTTCAATCGAAATCCGGAAAACCGTTTTCTAGTCCCAACAATGGCCATCAGGTCAAGGCAAAAGCGAAAAGGGGTGATTTATCGCAAGCTCAATCATCACGTCAACGGCCAgattcatcttcatcttccatcaaaGATCGAGAAAAGTTGGGCAAAAAGCCTGTTCCGGTAGGCATTGGAGCAGGGTTGAAGGGTAGTAAGAAGCGAGCGAAGCGGATTGTGTCCAGTTCtgagacggaagaagatgaagtgagagtgaagaagaagttgaaggaaaaggagaaggaaaagaaaagcgaGCAGAAGCCGAGTTTACCatctgttgttgctgttaATTCAGATGGTCCTGCGCCCAAAGAGGCTACTCCACCGCCTAaaccacctcttccactgACACCACCCCCGCTATTGACTTTTTTGTCTGTCAAAGAACCCACTCCTCCTGCCCCCGTCCCCGAACCAGTACCGAAGGAGCCTACTCCTCCACCCCCAGAACCGCCGAAGAAGGTATCGTTATCAGAGTATTTGAAGACGCACAAGTTTAGGAAGGAGAGTCAGACGCCGTCCCCGGCGGCAAATACGGGGGCAAGCGGGAATGGTGGTGCTGCAGGATCGACTGCAGTAGGTGCAGGCATTCCAGGGCTCGGCGGCTATCTTCCTCCTAAACCGCCTTCTACGTCAGCGGAGGCTCCTAAATCAGAACATGTTGAGCATGAGAATAGGGAGGAGAGCAATCCTCCCAATTCTTTTGTGCCTACCAACACTTCAGCTACTGTTGCGACTTCCGCTTCAACATCAGGACTGAACCTGTTTGAGCATTTGCCCTCGTCCCGCGGCTCTGCTTCTGGGTCAGCCTTGGGTTTAGGTCCCGAAGGTAATTCTGGGTTAGATCTTGTCAACGCTTCCGGTCCTTTATCGGCTGTTGAGCCGACCCCTGCTCCCGTGTCAGCAACCAAAAATTCGGACGACAATGATCCCTTGTCATCGTCCGCGATCGCTACAGCCCTTTCGCTTGCCAGCGCTATCACGTCTGCCACATCTCGCGGACAAAATGTGAATCATGAGGCCAGCATCGGGGCAACAAGACCCGTCATGCAGTCCAGTACGAGTACGAGCTACGTCCCTCGACAATCACAACCTCAAGTGCAGTCTACTCCGTCATCAGCGACCATATCTCTGCCTATGCCTACCTCGGCCTCGAAAGACCATTTTGTTCATCCTTTGCCTTCGACCCCGTCTATTCCCCCTCCTGCTACTCCAAACAATGCTGTTAGTGCTGCCGCCAGAGTGTCCTCTTCCTATATCCCTCGACAagtctcttcctcatctatGACCTCTGCGGGAGGCGTAGAAGAACCGCACTCGCCTCACAGAGGTTTTACGGGATTGTATGGGAggcgagaaagagagaggtcGCCGATAAGAGGAGATTTCAGAGACAGAGATAGAGAAAGAGACAGGGACTGGGATAGAGATCGCGATCGTGATCGCCGCCCTCTCAGTCATAACCACCGCGACCTTCCCGAACGGCCAAGCACAAGTACCAGTACCAGTACCAGTATCCCACCACCCCTCGCTGCACGAGACCTTCCACCACATACATCTTCTACACTTCCTGGAACTCCCAGCGGGTTAGCGAAGACGACAGGATTAGGTCTCGGTTTGCCGAGAGCGCCGCCAACGGGACCTAAAGTACCTCCTACCGGGCCAAGGGCGTTTAGTGGTTCGGGAGCACCAGGAGCAGGGGTGGAGACGGCTGCGAATACGCCAACAGCTGGTGGGCTTGGTGGTGTAGGCGCTGGTCTGGGATTGtcaagaggaaggggtTTCCGTGGGTTTGCGCCGAGGGGTGTATGGAGAGGTAGAGGGTTTCGAGGACGTGGGAGAGGTGGATAA